The following coding sequences lie in one Cronobacter universalis NCTC 9529 genomic window:
- a CDS encoding nucleobase:cation symporter-2 family protein has protein sequence MSVNTLESENAQTVAPAQNSELIYRLEDRPPLPQTLFAACQHLLAMFVAVITPALLICQALGLPAQDTQHIISMSLFASGVASIIQIKAWGPVGSGLLSIQGTSFNFVAPLIMGGTALKTGGADVPTMMAALFGTLMLASCTEMVISRVLHLARRIITPLVSGVVVMIIGLSLIQVGLTSIGGGYAAMSDHTFGAPKNLLLAGAVLAVIILLNRQRNPYLRVASLVIAMAVGYLLAWAMDMLPHTAAPAQSALIMIPTPLHYGLGIDWNLLLPLMLVFMITSLETIGDITATSDVSEQPVSGPLYMKRLKGGVLANGLNSFVSAVFNTFPNSCFGQNNGVIQLTGVASRYVGFVVALMLIALGLFPAVSGFVQHIPEPVLGGATIVMFGTIAASGVRIVSREPLNRRAIMIIALSLAVGLGVSQQPLILQFAPDWVKNLLSSGIAAGGITAIVLNLIFPPEKQTND, from the coding sequence ATGTCCGTTAACACCCTTGAGTCTGAAAATGCGCAAACGGTTGCGCCCGCGCAGAATAGCGAACTGATTTACCGTCTGGAAGACCGGCCGCCCCTGCCGCAAACGCTGTTTGCCGCCTGCCAGCATCTTCTGGCGATGTTCGTTGCGGTGATCACACCTGCGCTTTTGATCTGTCAGGCTCTGGGATTGCCCGCGCAGGACACCCAGCACATCATCAGCATGTCGCTGTTTGCCTCGGGCGTGGCATCGATTATTCAGATTAAAGCGTGGGGGCCGGTCGGCTCCGGGCTGCTTTCCATTCAGGGCACCAGCTTTAACTTCGTGGCGCCGCTTATTATGGGCGGTACGGCGCTGAAAACCGGCGGCGCGGACGTGCCGACCATGATGGCCGCGCTGTTTGGCACCCTGATGCTGGCGAGCTGCACTGAAATGGTTATCTCCCGCGTTCTGCACCTGGCGCGCCGCATTATCACACCGCTGGTTTCCGGCGTGGTGGTGATGATCATCGGTCTGTCGCTGATTCAGGTCGGGCTGACATCAATTGGCGGCGGCTATGCCGCGATGAGCGATCACACCTTCGGCGCGCCGAAAAACCTGCTGCTGGCGGGCGCGGTGCTGGCGGTGATTATTCTGCTTAACCGCCAGCGTAACCCGTACCTGCGCGTCGCCTCGCTGGTAATTGCGATGGCGGTGGGTTATCTGCTGGCCTGGGCGATGGATATGTTGCCGCACACTGCGGCGCCTGCGCAAAGCGCGCTGATCATGATCCCCACACCGCTGCATTACGGGCTCGGCATCGACTGGAACCTGCTGTTGCCGCTGATGCTGGTCTTTATGATCACGTCGCTGGAAACCATCGGCGATATCACCGCCACTTCTGACGTCTCCGAACAGCCGGTCTCCGGCCCGCTGTATATGAAACGCCTGAAAGGCGGCGTGCTGGCGAACGGTCTGAACTCGTTTGTCTCCGCCGTGTTCAACACTTTCCCGAACTCCTGCTTCGGACAAAACAACGGCGTGATCCAGCTGACCGGCGTCGCCAGCCGCTATGTCGGTTTTGTGGTGGCGCTGATGCTGATTGCGCTTGGCCTGTTCCCGGCAGTGAGCGGTTTTGTTCAGCATATTCCTGAGCCGGTGCTGGGCGGCGCGACGATTGTGATGTTTGGCACCATCGCCGCCTCCGGCGTGCGTATCGTCTCCCGCGAGCCGTTAAACCGCCGCGCGATCATGATTATCGCGCTCTCGCTGGCGGTGGGCCTCGGCGTCTCGCAGCAGCCGCTGATCCTGCAGTTCGCGCCGGACTGGGTGAAAAACCTGCTCTCCTCCGGCATCGCCGCGGGCGGCATTACCGCCATTGTGCTGAATCTGATTTTTCCGCCGGAAAAACAGACCAACGACTGA
- a CDS encoding fimbrial protein, translating to MKICFRLAQAAILVVTAKSLLAPAFAEGCKIEKMPSTVTVPVSVPLQDNINTLPVGSVVYKREATLAQLSGTHDVITSECQTKIRKRLNGKMPGQQSGQNTYATSLPGLGIRITLIYDKPGSPHREWVLPFSAQTQDISHKSITSDDIKLRLEVIKTGPIAQGGVLNFRIPSLIALSDNAFVVNLAMTLISPKAHCTIQVLTPQVELPPVKISELQKNGGKTAQPVNVNLLCMNTSKASINIEGVNDTSYPTVFRNVAPERPAKNVGIEMLFNGVVMRPDSPLDLSLPNQNSYALPLSVRYAKTGDNLTGGNVKAQITLRINYL from the coding sequence ATGAAAATCTGCTTTCGTCTGGCGCAAGCCGCCATTCTGGTGGTAACTGCAAAAAGCCTGTTGGCACCGGCTTTCGCAGAAGGCTGCAAAATTGAAAAGATGCCGTCTACGGTAACGGTGCCGGTTTCGGTTCCGTTGCAGGATAATATCAACACATTGCCGGTGGGCAGCGTGGTATACAAAAGAGAGGCGACGCTTGCACAATTAAGCGGTACGCATGACGTCATCACCTCTGAGTGCCAGACCAAAATCAGGAAACGCCTGAACGGAAAAATGCCTGGCCAGCAGAGCGGGCAAAATACCTATGCCACCTCCTTGCCTGGCCTTGGTATTCGAATCACGTTGATTTATGACAAACCTGGCTCGCCGCACAGGGAGTGGGTTCTGCCCTTCTCTGCGCAAACGCAGGATATCAGCCATAAATCCATTACGTCTGACGATATTAAACTGCGGCTTGAGGTCATCAAAACCGGGCCAATAGCTCAGGGCGGCGTGCTGAATTTCCGTATACCTTCCCTGATTGCGCTGAGCGACAACGCCTTTGTGGTGAACCTGGCCATGACGCTTATTTCTCCAAAAGCGCACTGTACGATTCAGGTACTAACGCCGCAGGTTGAATTGCCGCCGGTAAAAATTAGCGAGCTGCAAAAAAACGGCGGCAAAACCGCCCAGCCTGTGAATGTGAATTTGCTGTGTATGAATACCAGCAAAGCCAGCATTAATATTGAAGGAGTGAATGATACCAGCTATCCCACGGTATTCAGGAATGTAGCGCCAGAGCGCCCGGCAAAAAATGTGGGTATCGAGATGTTATTTAACGGCGTGGTCATGCGTCCTGACTCTCCGTTAGATCTATCGTTACCTAATCAAAATAGCTATGCCTTGCCGCTCTCTGTACGTTACGCCAAAACGGGCGACAACTTAACGGGCGGAAACGTCAAAGCACAAATAACGCTGAGAATAAATTACCTCTAA
- a CDS encoding fimbrial protein produces MKSHNLISFIIPGLLFAGAVQAETASQDIPTALSITGKISSASESCRVTLSQESLYFTMNADEVIYQGNDATQPQIVTITIKDGDVNHSTCSQAVLDGHIAVKFVGEADNADGTALANEYALQNDAATGVGIGFFKEDHSPVAVNKDVLKVNTVGPVTNEGTLKFGVQPVRLTNQTITGGRISASATVEIERL; encoded by the coding sequence ATGAAATCACATAATCTGATAAGTTTTATTATTCCGGGGTTGCTCTTCGCAGGAGCGGTGCAGGCCGAAACCGCTTCTCAGGATATACCAACGGCTCTTTCCATCACCGGAAAAATTTCTTCTGCCAGTGAGAGCTGCAGGGTTACGCTTTCGCAGGAGAGTCTCTATTTTACAATGAATGCCGATGAGGTCATTTATCAGGGTAATGACGCCACACAACCTCAAATAGTGACCATTACCATTAAAGATGGTGATGTTAATCACTCCACCTGCTCTCAGGCAGTTCTCGACGGCCATATTGCAGTAAAATTTGTCGGCGAAGCGGATAACGCAGACGGCACTGCTCTTGCCAATGAATATGCCTTACAAAACGACGCTGCGACTGGCGTGGGTATCGGCTTTTTTAAAGAAGACCATTCGCCTGTTGCTGTTAATAAAGATGTTTTAAAAGTGAATACTGTTGGCCCGGTGACCAACGAGGGAACCCTTAAATTTGGCGTACAACCTGTCAGGCTAACGAATCAGACCATCACAGGCGGCAGAATTTCCGCAAGCGCAACCGTCGAAATTGAACGTCTCTAA
- a CDS encoding fimbrial protein — MKISCYCLATAVGFLCMTAHAENAVKDISATLNITGTVEQSAPACSVLLSQNTLQVTENMSEVIDQGSSNYALTGGTITINATGGSPCVSLMDQGKMIYRFVGTADDAMGTVLANADRSATAAKGMGIGIYGMDSSPISVNTDTLTASSKGNHVNFTIVKLAGQNAVAGNIQTTVTVQIERL, encoded by the coding sequence ATGAAAATTTCATGTTACTGCCTTGCCACTGCTGTCGGTTTTCTCTGCATGACTGCCCATGCTGAGAACGCTGTGAAAGATATTTCTGCCACGCTGAACATTACAGGAACCGTGGAGCAAAGCGCGCCAGCTTGCAGCGTCCTTCTGAGTCAGAATACGCTTCAGGTTACTGAAAATATGTCAGAAGTCATTGACCAGGGAAGCAGTAATTATGCGCTTACGGGCGGCACAATTACGATTAATGCGACCGGTGGTTCGCCATGCGTTTCTCTTATGGACCAGGGAAAAATGATTTATCGCTTTGTCGGTACAGCCGATGACGCGATGGGCACCGTATTGGCAAATGCCGATCGCTCAGCCACGGCGGCAAAAGGGATGGGTATAGGTATTTACGGAATGGATTCTTCACCCATTAGCGTTAATACCGATACCCTCACAGCCTCATCCAAAGGGAATCACGTAAACTTTACGATAGTAAAACTGGCAGGGCAGAATGCCGTCGCGGGTAATATTCAGACTACTGTGACGGTTCAAATAGAACGCTTGTAA
- a CDS encoding fimbrial protein produces MNKKHLTGLFFATLLSSGIANAATNDIPATVSITGKVNAKLDRCQVTLNKETVSLYTHVSELVNQGSNATAPEMTNIHISNVGEGDSCAKAAQDGHISVRFIGKADDADGTTLANSYLSQNSAKGIGMGIFREDNTPVAINSDTLLVPDATGKTVFGIQAVKLTNQTVSPGTLYGSLIVQIERL; encoded by the coding sequence ATGAATAAAAAGCATCTGACAGGATTGTTTTTCGCTACGCTCCTGTCTTCAGGCATAGCAAATGCCGCAACAAATGATATTCCGGCAACGGTATCGATAACCGGAAAGGTGAATGCAAAGCTGGATCGTTGCCAGGTCACGCTCAATAAAGAGACGGTTTCACTTTATACCCATGTTTCAGAGTTGGTAAATCAAGGCAGTAACGCCACAGCGCCTGAAATGACGAATATTCACATCAGCAATGTCGGCGAAGGGGACTCCTGCGCTAAGGCCGCACAAGATGGTCATATTAGCGTGAGGTTTATCGGTAAAGCCGATGATGCGGATGGCACGACATTAGCCAATAGCTATCTCTCACAAAACAGCGCGAAAGGCATCGGCATGGGCATCTTCAGGGAAGATAACACACCGGTTGCTATTAATAGCGATACGTTGCTCGTCCCGGATGCTACCGGAAAAACTGTTTTCGGTATCCAGGCTGTGAAATTAACTAATCAGACCGTGTCGCCGGGTACGCTTTACGGCAGTCTCATTGTCCAGATTGAGCGCCTTTAA
- a CDS encoding fimbrial protein, protein MKLSLSGLMIPALFMTAMAHAEINSSDVPATLSVTGNATADAEALCNLSTSVSAVYLRGDVSSLINQGDEANNMTFVPLRIEGNTQCNDLIEQGRLSYRFSGNADSNQGNALANASTGENAATGVAIGLFDNKGKPITINSTAITVLPKTGQGVGFQVVKLKDQTVTAGTIHGVLTINVERL, encoded by the coding sequence ATGAAATTATCTTTATCAGGGTTGATGATACCTGCTCTGTTCATGACGGCGATGGCGCACGCAGAAATTAATTCCTCTGATGTTCCCGCGACGCTTTCTGTTACCGGTAATGCCACCGCCGACGCGGAGGCGCTTTGTAATCTCAGTACGAGCGTGAGCGCAGTCTATTTACGCGGGGATGTTTCCAGTCTGATTAATCAGGGCGACGAAGCGAACAATATGACATTCGTGCCGCTTCGTATTGAAGGAAACACGCAATGTAATGATCTGATTGAGCAAGGGCGCCTGTCTTATCGGTTCTCAGGTAACGCAGATAGCAATCAGGGTAACGCTCTGGCGAATGCGAGTACCGGGGAAAATGCGGCAACAGGTGTTGCCATCGGGCTGTTCGATAACAAAGGTAAACCCATCACTATTAATAGCACCGCTATTACCGTCTTACCGAAAACAGGCCAGGGCGTCGGTTTTCAGGTCGTCAAACTTAAAGATCAGACAGTAACAGCAGGCACGATTCATGGTGTTCTGACGATCAACGTTGAACGATTGTAA
- a CDS encoding fimbrial protein, with amino-acid sequence MKKTILSLAVSALFMTGMVHAETNPNDVSATLSVTGTVVEDIADACTVVTNKQAVALSGDVTDLINQGQDSTSVETVQLSIVGENCASKVEAGTMAYKFTGTADNADGTVLANSDASSTAAKGVGVGIFTGANKPVKVNSADHVIASASGTIIGLQMVKLNGQNAEAGNVTSSVTIEIERL; translated from the coding sequence ATGAAAAAGACGATTTTAAGCCTGGCAGTTTCCGCATTGTTCATGACGGGTATGGTGCATGCTGAGACTAACCCGAACGACGTGTCTGCAACGCTGAGCGTCACCGGGACCGTTGTCGAAGATATTGCTGATGCCTGTACGGTGGTTACCAACAAACAGGCCGTCGCCCTGTCCGGCGATGTTACCGATCTGATTAACCAGGGCCAGGATTCGACGTCCGTTGAAACGGTGCAACTGAGTATTGTTGGTGAAAACTGCGCCAGCAAAGTGGAAGCCGGTACGATGGCTTACAAATTTACCGGTACCGCCGATAACGCAGATGGCACCGTCCTCGCTAACAGCGATGCTTCCTCAACGGCTGCAAAAGGCGTTGGTGTGGGTATTTTTACCGGCGCGAACAAACCTGTGAAAGTTAACAGCGCGGATCATGTCATCGCTTCTGCTTCCGGTACAATCATCGGTCTGCAGATGGTTAAACTGAACGGCCAGAATGCTGAAGCCGGTAACGTAACCAGCTCAGTAACCATTGAAATCGAACGTCTGTAA
- a CDS encoding fimbrial protein, giving the protein MKKIISVMTIAAACFSAGAYAETPAQDVSATVAISGVLVGPQNHACQIVLNKNVINLTGSTKSLIEQGQNATAPQEVTFSVYNVNLPYQSLCDKDIYDGKIAVRFTGVYDNADGTAFANSATGDSAAAGIGIGLFNHDKTPLDASEVYKLGTGANTATKIIGLQLIKLKGETATAGTVAGNITFQIERL; this is encoded by the coding sequence ATGAAGAAAATTATATCGGTTATGACAATTGCAGCGGCATGTTTCTCTGCAGGCGCCTATGCCGAAACACCCGCACAGGACGTTTCAGCGACGGTTGCTATTTCCGGTGTGTTGGTTGGTCCTCAAAATCACGCCTGTCAGATTGTGCTGAATAAGAACGTTATTAATCTTACTGGCTCGACAAAAAGCTTAATTGAACAGGGCCAGAATGCTACCGCTCCCCAGGAAGTCACATTCAGCGTCTATAACGTCAACCTGCCTTATCAATCCCTGTGCGATAAAGACATTTATGATGGAAAAATCGCCGTCAGATTTACCGGCGTCTACGATAACGCTGATGGCACCGCGTTTGCTAATAGCGCTACAGGCGATAGCGCGGCAGCAGGCATAGGTATTGGCTTATTTAACCATGATAAAACGCCTCTTGACGCCAGTGAAGTGTATAAGCTCGGTACCGGCGCAAATACCGCGACCAAAATTATCGGCTTGCAGCTCATTAAGTTAAAAGGTGAGACCGCTACAGCAGGCACCGTAGCAGGTAACATTACATTCCAGATTGAACGTTTGTAA
- a CDS encoding fimbrial protein produces MRKPILCAMISALFAMSVAHAEPVDNVMSSSDITVDGAITSGNGACTVSMNKSSISLLADKSTIVPQSQMKSDRFNGSLSVSLTGDEICNQRIQEGKIAVRFMGPADDVEGSVFANTANGENAAKGVGVGLFLSNRARITINQGAIPVSMKPLDLSAQVVGLTGQDIVEGNVQAMITVEVVRL; encoded by the coding sequence ATGAGAAAACCTATTTTATGCGCCATGATTTCTGCGCTTTTTGCCATGAGCGTTGCTCATGCGGAGCCAGTGGATAATGTAATGTCATCGTCTGATATTACTGTTGATGGCGCCATTACATCCGGCAACGGCGCATGCACGGTCTCTATGAATAAAAGCTCAATTAGCCTGTTGGCCGATAAGAGTACGATTGTTCCGCAGAGCCAGATGAAAAGCGATCGTTTCAACGGTTCCCTTTCTGTTTCTCTGACCGGGGATGAGATCTGTAATCAGCGTATTCAGGAAGGTAAAATTGCCGTTCGTTTCATGGGCCCTGCCGATGACGTGGAAGGCAGTGTTTTTGCGAATACCGCCAACGGTGAAAATGCGGCAAAAGGTGTTGGCGTGGGATTGTTTTTAAGTAATCGTGCGCGCATCACTATTAATCAGGGCGCTATTCCCGTCAGTATGAAGCCTTTAGATTTGAGCGCGCAAGTGGTGGGTCTTACCGGCCAGGATATCGTCGAAGGTAATGTTCAGGCGATGATCACGGTAGAAGTTGTTCGTCTTTAG
- a CDS encoding fimbria/pilus outer membrane usher protein, whose protein sequence is MRGSKIKWLASFVMSAIFCRAVTAGEYFDPGLLQDVNGKAALSDTSLLSQGYQPAGTYRVHINVNDKPVMISSVRFEQGKDKQLIACLSFKAYQKLGVDMSKVSSKAEDNEAKNSCVPMEEQVPGTKLAFDFSKLQLDIIIPQTVLRDENVQGVPEEEWDEGIPALVSNYQLSGQQYLKKGEGAANTVYANLTNGVNVGAWRYRNNSTLSNGEGWHSITNYVETAIHTLKSELTIGDSSTPGDVFDSLLVRGVQLSSDDDMLPDQLNGFAPIIRGIAKSNARVTIRENGYVIYQRSVPPGPFVINDLASVSDGGKLEVVVTEADGSETHNTLSYSSVPQLLRTGQIKYNLSVGRYLSGTGSVEDKPEILQAVVSRGLPLNTTLYGGAQYHDRYHALSLGLGVDMKSLGGIAADITQSKGRRGDTQEGSGKMVRLTYRNYLPDTDTQIQMDNRYYSGDYLSFSDWATAEDLFADTRKRREYNLTVNQSLDESNSFYTTLSRSENVDSSVSRMWQIGWNGSVKNVSFSLAYSMSRNEGEIDWDKQLALTLSIPLSETFPTAQPMVNYTATSGLESDINNQLGITGKIGDHQNMTWNSQLSYAAKHGEPDTKSGSAGLDYQGNYGDMNVTYNADDNHYISWNASGSIVGHRHGVTFGRNSSGSMALVSIPGGADIPLNTGQDMHTDSRGYALITDLRPYHRNSLSIDTRAASKDLDFASTSTQLVPTKDAVVLAEFTAIRGRKAVITIKHHGDVLPFGTRARIEGMDNVYYVGDKGQVYLNAVPDKGTLTFKWGEDQTCSTPFEIPVNQSPALPILLLTLNCQ, encoded by the coding sequence ATGCGTGGTAGCAAAATAAAGTGGCTCGCCTCTTTTGTTATGTCGGCCATTTTCTGTCGAGCGGTGACAGCAGGCGAGTATTTCGATCCAGGCCTTCTTCAGGATGTGAATGGCAAAGCGGCATTAAGCGATACCAGCTTATTAAGCCAGGGGTACCAGCCCGCAGGGACGTACCGCGTTCATATTAACGTGAATGACAAGCCAGTGATGATAAGCAGCGTGCGGTTTGAACAGGGTAAAGACAAGCAGCTCATTGCCTGCCTTTCTTTCAAAGCCTACCAAAAGCTGGGGGTGGATATGAGCAAGGTCAGTTCTAAAGCAGAAGATAACGAAGCCAAAAACAGCTGCGTTCCCATGGAAGAACAAGTTCCTGGTACTAAGCTGGCGTTTGACTTCTCGAAGCTGCAGCTGGATATCATCATTCCACAAACGGTATTGCGTGATGAAAATGTGCAGGGTGTGCCTGAAGAAGAGTGGGACGAAGGTATTCCGGCACTGGTCAGTAATTACCAGCTCTCAGGTCAGCAATACCTAAAAAAAGGCGAAGGTGCCGCGAATACCGTGTATGCCAATCTGACCAACGGCGTGAACGTTGGGGCCTGGCGCTACCGTAATAATTCGACGCTCAGCAACGGCGAAGGCTGGCATAGCATCACTAATTATGTCGAAACGGCGATTCACACGCTGAAAAGCGAGCTGACCATTGGCGATTCCAGTACGCCTGGCGATGTATTCGATAGCCTGCTGGTCCGGGGCGTACAGCTTTCTTCAGACGATGACATGTTGCCCGATCAACTGAACGGCTTTGCGCCCATTATTCGTGGTATCGCCAAAAGTAATGCGCGCGTCACGATACGTGAGAATGGTTATGTGATCTATCAGCGCTCCGTACCGCCGGGACCCTTTGTGATAAACGATCTCGCCTCGGTATCAGACGGCGGAAAACTGGAAGTTGTCGTGACGGAAGCGGACGGTTCAGAGACGCATAACACGCTCTCTTACTCCAGCGTACCGCAGCTGTTACGTACCGGGCAGATAAAATACAACCTGTCAGTGGGACGCTATTTATCCGGTACCGGTTCGGTTGAAGATAAACCTGAAATTTTGCAGGCCGTCGTCAGCCGCGGTTTACCGCTGAACACCACGCTATATGGCGGCGCGCAATACCATGATCGCTACCATGCGTTGAGTCTGGGCCTGGGCGTTGATATGAAGAGTCTGGGCGGTATCGCAGCGGACATCACGCAGAGCAAAGGGCGTCGTGGCGACACGCAGGAAGGCTCCGGGAAAATGGTACGCCTGACGTACCGTAATTACCTCCCGGATACCGATACGCAGATTCAGATGGATAACCGCTATTACTCAGGCGATTACCTCTCTTTCAGCGACTGGGCCACGGCTGAAGATCTCTTCGCCGACACGCGTAAACGCCGGGAATACAACCTGACGGTGAACCAGTCGCTGGATGAGTCGAACAGTTTTTATACCACGCTGAGCCGTAGCGAAAACGTAGACAGCTCGGTATCGCGAATGTGGCAAATCGGCTGGAACGGCTCGGTAAAAAACGTCAGCTTCTCTCTTGCATACAGTATGTCCCGTAACGAGGGCGAGATTGACTGGGATAAACAGTTGGCGCTAACGCTATCCATTCCGCTGAGCGAAACCTTTCCGACAGCACAGCCGATGGTGAACTATACGGCCACATCCGGCCTTGAAAGCGACATCAATAACCAGTTGGGCATTACCGGGAAAATTGGCGACCACCAAAATATGACATGGAACTCACAGCTTTCCTATGCCGCTAAACACGGCGAGCCAGACACAAAATCCGGCTCTGCCGGCCTGGATTATCAGGGCAATTACGGCGACATGAACGTCACCTATAACGCTGACGACAACCATTATATTTCGTGGAACGCCTCGGGCAGCATTGTTGGCCACCGTCATGGCGTGACGTTTGGTCGTAACTCGTCCGGTAGTATGGCGCTGGTCTCTATCCCAGGCGGCGCGGATATCCCGCTAAATACCGGGCAGGATATGCATACCGATTCTCGCGGTTATGCGTTGATCACTGATTTACGTCCGTACCATCGTAATAGCCTGAGTATTGATACGCGCGCCGCAAGTAAAGATCTCGACTTTGCCAGCACATCAACCCAACTGGTGCCGACTAAAGACGCCGTCGTGCTCGCTGAATTCACCGCTATCAGAGGCCGTAAAGCGGTGATCACAATTAAACACCACGGTGATGTACTGCCTTTTGGCACCCGGGCGCGGATCGAGGGCATGGATAATGTGTATTACGTGGGTGATAAAGGTCAGGTTTACCTTAATGCCGTACCGGATAAAGGCACGCTGACATTCAAGTGGGGCGAAGACCAGACCTGCTCAACGCCATTTGAGATCCCGGTAAATCAGTCGCCTGCATTACCGATTCTGCTGTTAACGCTTAACTGTCAATGA
- a CDS encoding fimbrial protein: protein MKIRSLHTVFAALLMASTAQAMADTQDQPAHLSISGVIAPSVAGCSVSLDKSVVYMQENINRLPMQGNNAVNPTAVMAYVSGINPAGQGSVECNDAVKEGHIALKFTGTADSADGTTLANMYNESNGAKGVGIGIFGPTKEPVAINTGLLENLALLPDLRGAIQFNVEMVKLTDRPVSAGVVASALTVQIERL from the coding sequence ATGAAAATCCGATCATTACATACCGTATTCGCCGCGCTGCTGATGGCAAGCACCGCACAGGCGATGGCGGATACACAGGATCAACCGGCACACTTGTCCATATCCGGCGTCATTGCGCCATCAGTCGCAGGCTGTAGCGTCTCTCTTGATAAGTCGGTTGTTTATATGCAGGAAAATATAAATCGCCTGCCCATGCAGGGTAACAATGCGGTGAATCCCACCGCCGTTATGGCTTATGTCTCCGGTATTAATCCGGCTGGTCAGGGAAGCGTGGAATGTAACGACGCGGTGAAAGAGGGACACATTGCGCTGAAGTTTACGGGTACGGCAGATAGCGCGGATGGCACCACGCTTGCGAATATGTATAACGAAAGCAATGGTGCTAAAGGCGTGGGTATCGGCATTTTCGGGCCAACAAAAGAACCTGTTGCCATCAACACGGGCTTACTGGAAAACCTGGCGCTCCTGCCCGATCTGAGAGGCGCCATTCAGTTTAACGTTGAAATGGTGAAACTCACCGATCGGCCGGTGAGCGCAGGTGTAGTCGCCTCTGCGCTCACCGTGCAAATCGAGCGCCTGTAG
- a CDS encoding fimbrial protein: MKKSILGLVLSTVFVAGAVQADTNPNDVSATLSVTGTVVEDVVDACTVTTDKASVALIGDADKMIEQGKDASVATPVRLNITGANCLDKVIAGKIAYKFVGTADNAGGTVLANSDNSAEAAKGVGVGVFNASTGKPLKINSSDHLEATTGGDVIGLTMVRLTGQSVEAGNVTSALTIEIERL; encoded by the coding sequence ATGAAAAAGTCTATTTTAGGACTCGTCCTTTCCACCGTTTTTGTCGCTGGCGCAGTACAGGCGGACACGAATCCGAACGATGTTTCCGCCACACTGAGCGTAACCGGTACGGTTGTGGAAGATGTGGTTGACGCATGTACCGTTACGACGGATAAAGCATCAGTCGCTTTGATCGGAGATGCTGACAAGATGATTGAGCAGGGCAAAGACGCCAGCGTTGCAACGCCGGTACGCCTGAATATCACCGGTGCAAATTGCCTCGATAAAGTGATTGCCGGCAAAATTGCCTATAAATTCGTCGGCACCGCCGATAACGCTGGCGGTACCGTTCTCGCTAACAGCGACAACTCTGCGGAAGCGGCTAAAGGCGTTGGCGTCGGTGTTTTTAACGCCAGTACCGGGAAACCTTTAAAAATCAATTCCAGCGATCATCTGGAAGCCACGACCGGCGGAGACGTCATTGGTCTGACGATGGTCAGATTGACTGGTCAAAGCGTAGAAGCCGGGAATGTCACCAGCGCCTTAACGATTGAGATCGAACGACTGTAA